TGGGCTTGTAACTCAGAAGTCCTACAATACATCAATTTACAATTTTGGGTGAATGTCAACTCTTCAAGGGAACAAGTTGTAACCTATTTCAATGAAGTGGTCATAACCCATCCATGGTACCAAGCCATATGTTTGGATGGTCAAGCCATTGGCTACGTCGTTCTCGAACGAGAACCCGGGAAGTACGGGCTTGATCGGGGTAGGGCGAAATTGTCTTATGCCTTAGGTCGCGAGTACTGGGGCCGAGGCATCACCACTATTGCGGTCAAAACGACTATTCCGACTGCCTTCCGGAAGGTTCCGGATCTGGTTAGGATCGAAGCTTTGGTCGATATCGAAAACGAGGCGTCCGAAAGGGTGCTAAAGAAGGTAGGTTTTGTTAAGGAAGGTTTGCTTAGGAAGTATGTTATGGTTGTGGATGGTGAGGGTATTGATCTTAATATCTTTAGCATCTTGCCTAATGATCCTATACTTAATTGAAAGCCACTTTCTAGTAGTATTGATTTGTGTTTGCTAAATTAATGAAGTAGTATTAATTTGTGTTTGTTTAATTGTTAGTTATCCATCTCATTGTGATAGCGGATACCTACCCATAGATTTCCTCGAGGTTGGCTAAATCCATATCAGAGCTGGTTTATTCTGGACGCTAACAAGTTTCATGGATACAAATTAGTACAGTTTGTTATCTTTAGCATCTTACCTAATGATCCCATAATTTATTGAAAGCCACTTTCTATGTACTAGTTACTTAGCTAGTGAAATAGTATTAatttgtgtttgtgtttgtgtaaTTGTTAGTCATCCATCTCATCCTAATAGTGAACCACCTACCCATATGATTCCTCTATTACATCTCATCTTAATTGTTTGTATTTGTTTAATTGTAATGTATTCTTTTCAGTAACAAGTAAAATTGAGCATAAGAGAAAGGCAAAGGTTACATCTAAGATAGATCCCACATTACATATAGTACGTAAGGGTTGTCAAAAGTTGACACGATCCAACCGATTTCTGACAAAAATCGAATTGACctggaaaaaaaaatctcaaattcaATCTGCATAAGCATAATGGCCTCGTACAACTACATCCGATTATACCTGAACCGATTATACTCGACCCGTATCTAACCGATAACCCGATTTGATTgatcaaatcatattattcaTATGATCATATCCCATCATACTTCCATTTAAATGTCATCATATTACACAATTAGAAATTTGAATTATTGGAGGCATCAAACATGATCACTATGCTGAGTTGGTGATGATAAGGAATGTTCCATCTGGATATTCTTTACATTATTATTTCATGATCATAAGATGGAATTCATGACATGTACAAACAACAACTAACAACGATGCCTTTATCAGTCCACAACACTATGTGCATGAATCTACAATAACTCCCAAGATAAAAGGAGAAGAAAAGTTACACACGCTACACCACCTAGATTTAactagatcagatcagatcagttaCAACATATATTCATCGATT
This genomic stretch from Spinacia oleracea cultivar Varoflay chromosome 3, BTI_SOV_V1, whole genome shotgun sequence harbors:
- the LOC130470721 gene encoding uncharacterized protein — its product is MPEITLRPYKLSDVDDFIRWACNSEVLQYINLQFWVNVNSSREQVVTYFNEVVITHPWYQAICLDGQAIGYVVLEREPGKYGLDRGRAKLSYALGREYWGRGITTIAVKTTIPTAFRKVPDLVRIEALVDIENEASERVLKKVGFVKEGLLRKYVMVVDGEGIDLNIFSILPNDPILN